Proteins from one Oenanthe melanoleuca isolate GR-GAL-2019-014 chromosome 1, OMel1.0, whole genome shotgun sequence genomic window:
- the SH2D1B gene encoding SH2 domain-containing protein 1B encodes MEFPFFHGKITRKACEELLSRKKKNGSYLIRESESVEGALCLCVFFEDLIYTYRIFREQQGHFRIQTSEGAPEMTFKTLKDLIYAFEKPNQGLVINLRYPVKKPNDLRRSQRCKSEMDSIYDEVDDSGDYVHVLP; translated from the exons atggaattcccattttttcatgGGAAGATAACAAGAAAAGCCTGtgaagagctgctgagcaggaagaagaagaaTGGCAGCTATTTAATACGGGAGAGTGAGAGTGTGGAAGGAGCCTTGTGTCTCTGTGTTTT CTTTGAGGACCTCATCTACACTTACCGTATCTTCAGGGAACAGCAAGGGCATTTCAGAATACAG ACTTCTGAAGGTGCTCCAGAAATGACCTTCAAAACATTAAAGGACTTAATATATGCTTTTGAAAAGCCAAACCAAGGACTGGTAATAAACCTCCGCTATCCAGTGAAGAAACCGAACGACTTGCGAAGAAGCCAGAGGTGCAAGTCAGAAATGGACAGCATTTATGATG AAGTTGATGACAGCGGTGATTACGTCCATGTCTTACCTTGA
- the LOC130266843 gene encoding uncharacterized protein LOC130266843 translates to MARPLSARGRRAAPREAPPPPSCLREAGGQPPLHEGDSGEIAGSEGAWLGDTGFSAGAIQRDAFPKRSSVCFGEGQKPGSPSRLWLLLREWESLAVSRRWRESNPRPRDSAARPLRTAPPAGRGGHSARCPRCRTNPSLVNFVGLERLGMDTRIMSFSGRVLPYTVCSHLSRVREVPPPRHGHTRTLTHAPLGYRQVDAAVRSS, encoded by the exons ATGGCG CGGCCACTGAgcgcccgcggccgccgcgcgGCACCACGggaggcgccgccgccgccatcttgcTTAAGGGAGGCGGGCGGGCAGCCGCCGCTTCACGAAGGAGACAGCGGGGAGATAGCGGGCAGTGAGGGCGCTTGGCTCGGTGACACCGGCTTTAGTGCCGGGGCGATCCAGAGGGATGCTTTTCCTAAGCGGAGCTCTGTGTGCTTCGG GGAGGGCCAAAAGCCGGGTTCTCCTTCCCGCCTGTGGCTTCTCCTGCGAGAATGGGAATCTTTGGCGGTGTCACGGCGATGGCGAGAATCGAACCCGCGGCCCCGCGACTCGGCCGCTCGTCCGCTTCGCACAGCGCCCCCCGCAGGCCGCGGCGGGCACAGCGCCCGCTGCCCGCGCTGCAGAACTAATCCTTCCCTCGTAAATTTTGTTGGGTTGGAGCGCCTCGGGATGGATACCAGGATCATGTCCTTCTCGGGCCGTGTTCTTCCTTACACCGTGTGCTCGCACCTTTCGAGGGTACGAGAGGTTCCACCCCCCCGACACGGACACACACGCACACTCACCCACGCACCTTTGGGATATCGGCAGGTAGACGCTGCTGTGCGAAGCTCTTGA